The following proteins are encoded in a genomic region of Synechococcus sp. CBW1002:
- a CDS encoding DEAD/DEAH box helicase, whose protein sequence is MTSDLPSSAEPLQASDNADAEDLNHDNSNRESRDVKPVTAAASTDTLKSSTTSEPEPAAPSGFASFGFASELLETLSAIGYEQPSPIQAAAIPELLLGRDLVGQAQTGTGKTAAFALPLLARLDPEQRKPQVLVLAPTRELAMQVADAFNTYASRLPNVRVLAVYGGADFRDQIQQLRRGVQIVVGTPGRVMDHMRQGTLDLSGLRALVLDEADEMLRMGFIDDVEWVLEQLPSERQVVLFSATMPAEIRRISHNYLRQPAEVTIRTKAADGGRIRQRYLMVHGPHKLPVLQRVLEAESSEGTIIFARTKAITLTVAEFLESHGYEVAVLNGDVPQAQRERTIERLKDGRVDVLVATDVAARGLDVERVGLVVNYDMPFDGEAYVHRIGRTGRAGRSGEAILFLTPRERRFLGGLERAVGRAIEPMEVPSNATINQNRLDRLRQKLTNGLTTPIGTEEERALLSEILQRVAQEHEVSSDQLALVALQMSLVGKPLLLHGDEQWSQPAARGPARDSRSGSPRDRDGGIRRTIERRPAGRDGRSTGAPRSQEVSPVDADMDRFRIEVGWRDRIKPGNIVGAIANEAGIAGKMIGRIHIFDAHSTVDLPKGMPEDVFENLRRLRVMNRELQITKLS, encoded by the coding sequence CTGACCAGCGATTTGCCGAGCTCTGCTGAACCCCTCCAAGCCAGCGACAACGCTGACGCTGAAGACCTGAATCACGACAACAGCAATCGCGAAAGCCGTGATGTCAAGCCGGTGACCGCCGCTGCATCCACAGACACCCTGAAGAGCAGCACTACATCAGAGCCTGAGCCTGCGGCACCCTCCGGTTTTGCCAGTTTCGGCTTTGCCTCCGAGCTGCTCGAAACCCTCAGCGCCATCGGCTACGAACAGCCGTCACCGATTCAGGCAGCCGCCATCCCCGAGCTGCTGCTCGGCCGGGATCTGGTGGGTCAGGCCCAGACCGGTACCGGCAAGACGGCCGCCTTCGCCCTCCCCCTGCTGGCCCGTCTCGATCCCGAGCAACGCAAACCCCAGGTCCTGGTGCTGGCCCCCACCCGGGAGCTTGCCATGCAGGTGGCGGATGCCTTCAACACCTACGCCTCCCGCCTGCCCAACGTGCGCGTGCTGGCGGTGTACGGCGGCGCCGACTTCCGCGACCAGATCCAGCAGCTTCGGCGCGGCGTACAGATTGTTGTGGGCACGCCTGGCCGGGTGATGGACCACATGCGCCAGGGAACTCTCGATCTCTCCGGCCTGCGTGCCCTGGTGCTCGACGAAGCCGATGAGATGCTCCGCATGGGCTTCATCGACGACGTGGAGTGGGTGCTGGAGCAACTGCCCAGCGAGCGCCAGGTGGTGCTCTTCTCGGCCACGATGCCGGCCGAGATCCGGCGCATCTCCCACAACTACCTGCGCCAGCCGGCGGAGGTGACGATCCGCACCAAGGCGGCCGACGGCGGCAGAATCCGTCAGCGTTACCTGATGGTGCACGGCCCCCACAAGCTGCCGGTGCTGCAGCGGGTGCTGGAGGCCGAGTCCAGTGAGGGAACGATCATCTTTGCCCGCACCAAGGCGATCACCCTCACCGTGGCTGAGTTTCTCGAAAGCCATGGCTACGAGGTGGCCGTGCTCAACGGCGACGTGCCCCAGGCGCAGCGGGAGCGCACGATCGAGCGGCTCAAGGACGGCCGGGTCGACGTGCTCGTAGCCACCGATGTGGCTGCCCGCGGCCTCGATGTGGAACGCGTCGGCCTGGTGGTGAACTACGACATGCCCTTTGATGGCGAGGCCTACGTGCACCGCATCGGTCGCACTGGCCGGGCGGGCCGCAGCGGCGAGGCGATCCTCTTCCTCACCCCCCGCGAACGGCGCTTCCTCGGAGGCCTGGAGCGGGCCGTGGGCCGTGCCATTGAGCCGATGGAGGTGCCCAGCAACGCCACCATCAACCAGAACCGCCTTGATCGGCTCCGTCAGAAGCTCACCAACGGGCTCACCACTCCGATCGGCACCGAGGAGGAGCGCGCCCTGCTCAGCGAGATCCTGCAACGCGTGGCGCAGGAGCATGAGGTGAGCAGCGACCAGCTGGCCCTGGTGGCTCTGCAGATGAGCCTGGTCGGGAAGCCCTTGCTGCTGCACGGAGACGAGCAGTGGAGCCAGCCCGCGGCCCGCGGCCCCGCCCGCGACAGCCGCAGCGGCAGTCCGCGCGATCGCGATGGCGGCATACGCCGAACGATTGAGCGGCGCCCCGCCGGCCGGGATGGTCGCAGCACCGGAGCCCCCCGCAGCCAGGAGGTCTCCCCCGTGGATGCGGACATGGATCGCTTCCGGATCGAGGTGGGCTGGCGCGATCGCATCAAACCCGGCAACATCGTGGGCGCAATCGCCAATGAAGCCGGCATCGCCGGCAAGATGATCGGCCGGATCCACATCTTCGACGCCCATAGCACTGTGGACCTGCCCAAAGGCATGCCCGAAGACGTGTTCGAAAATCTGCGCCGGCTGCGGGTGATGAACCGCGAGCTGCAGATCACCAAGCTCTCCTGA
- a CDS encoding RNA-binding protein, producing the protein MTIYVGNLSFQAEREDLLDLFGQYGEVRNCSLPLDRETGRKRGFAFVELSDDAAEQKAIDDLQDVEWMGRMIRVNKATPREGGGGGGARGGNRAGGGGGGYGGGSGNRW; encoded by the coding sequence ATGACTATCTACGTCGGCAATCTCTCGTTCCAGGCTGAACGGGAGGATCTCCTTGATCTCTTCGGTCAATACGGAGAGGTGCGCAACTGCAGCCTGCCCCTTGATCGGGAAACCGGCCGCAAACGTGGCTTCGCTTTCGTTGAGCTCAGCGACGATGCCGCTGAGCAGAAAGCCATCGACGACCTTCAGGACGTCGAGTGGATGGGCCGCATGATCCGCGTCAACAAAGCCACGCCCCGGGAAGGCGGTGGTGGCGGCGGTGCACGGGGTGGCAATCGTGCTGGAGGAGGTGGCGGTGGCTACGGCGGAGGTAGCGGAAACCGCTGGTGA
- a CDS encoding IS3 family transposase — protein MIPSGDRGAIVALLQEGISRGLSAKAIADLFGLATRTLRRWGLMIRTQGFSCDQRKGASRHVMHRFSEEERQQVLSTVNDPRFADLTPGQIVAILAEEGVYVGSESTIYRIMRQEGLLNHRGRSRPPREPREPPVLEATGIHQVLAWDITLLPGPVKGQFYYLYMVMDVWSRRILGVEVHDRECGELAKHFFDRVCRDEGISSGSTTILHADNGAPMRSYTLAAKLAELGISLSFSRPRVSNDNAYVESWFRTMKYHQSYPVRRFRDLLSVRAWVDGFVDWYNAEHRHSGIKYVTPNQRHYGEADAICRVRQQTYEQARAQHPRRWARPPRDWAQPTVVRVNHPRPQDTVAA, from the coding sequence TTGATTCCGTCTGGCGATCGCGGTGCGATCGTCGCGCTTCTACAGGAAGGCATCAGTCGTGGCCTTTCGGCCAAGGCCATTGCTGATCTTTTCGGCCTGGCGACACGCACGCTGAGGCGATGGGGCTTGATGATTCGGACCCAGGGATTCAGCTGCGATCAACGCAAGGGAGCGTCCAGGCATGTCATGCATCGTTTCAGCGAGGAGGAGCGCCAACAGGTGTTGTCCACTGTCAACGATCCACGCTTTGCCGATCTCACGCCTGGTCAGATCGTGGCGATCCTTGCCGAGGAGGGAGTCTACGTGGGATCGGAGTCAACGATTTACCGCATCATGCGCCAGGAAGGCCTGTTAAATCATCGCGGCAGGAGCCGCCCACCGCGGGAGCCAAGAGAGCCACCCGTGCTGGAGGCAACGGGCATCCATCAAGTGCTGGCCTGGGATATCACCCTGTTGCCGGGGCCTGTGAAGGGTCAATTCTACTACCTTTATATGGTGATGGATGTGTGGAGCCGGCGCATCCTTGGCGTTGAGGTGCACGATCGTGAATGCGGCGAACTGGCCAAGCACTTCTTTGATCGTGTCTGCCGTGATGAAGGGATCAGCTCGGGGTCGACCACGATCCTGCACGCCGATAACGGAGCACCCATGCGCTCCTACACCTTGGCCGCCAAGCTGGCCGAGCTCGGCATCTCCCTGTCATTCTCGCGGCCGCGGGTGAGCAATGACAACGCCTACGTTGAGTCATGGTTCCGAACCATGAAATATCACCAGAGCTATCCAGTGCGTCGTTTCCGGGATCTTCTCTCAGTGCGTGCCTGGGTCGATGGTTTTGTTGACTGGTACAACGCTGAGCATCGTCACAGCGGCATCAAGTATGTGACGCCCAATCAACGTCACTACGGAGAAGCTGACGCGATCTGCAGAGTCCGTCAGCAGACCTATGAGCAGGCGCGTGCGCAACATCCACGCCGCTGGGCCAGGCCACCTCGCGATTGGGCTCAGCCAACAGTCGTGCGGGTCAACCATCCCAGACCGCAGGACACTGTCGCTGCTTGA
- a CDS encoding transposase produces the protein MQPPYDAALREAVRLRMSPPNLESVAEIARDTGITAQTIYNWRSQWQKQGQLVPATNRPPEQWSAADKLAAVIQAAGLNGSELGSFCRERGLYPKQVARWRQAAEDANGPSAPSMADQRELQRKNQELVRRNRQLERELQKKEKALTEAATLLMLSKKFNQIFQPDEDP, from the coding sequence ATGCAACCGCCCTATGACGCCGCTCTGCGGGAAGCCGTCCGCCTGCGGATGAGCCCTCCGAACCTTGAGAGCGTGGCTGAGATCGCCCGCGACACCGGGATCACGGCGCAGACCATCTACAACTGGCGGAGCCAGTGGCAGAAGCAGGGCCAGCTGGTGCCTGCCACGAACCGGCCGCCGGAGCAGTGGAGCGCTGCCGACAAGCTGGCAGCCGTGATCCAGGCCGCAGGACTGAACGGAAGCGAGCTCGGGTCGTTCTGCAGGGAGCGGGGGCTGTACCCCAAGCAGGTTGCCCGTTGGCGCCAGGCCGCCGAGGATGCCAATGGCCCCAGCGCGCCGAGCATGGCTGATCAGCGGGAACTGCAACGCAAGAATCAGGAACTGGTCCGGCGGAATCGCCAGCTGGAGCGTGAATTGCAGAAGAAAGAAAAAGCACTGACAGAAGCGGCGACGTTGTTGATGCTCTCAAAAAAGTTCAACCAGATCTTTCAACCGGACGAGGATCCTTGA
- a CDS encoding IS110 family transposase — protein sequence MGEPISAGKRRARLKVINPRSAGIDVGSRFHVVAVPVELDPNPVRKFSSFTKDLIALAEWLLAVGISTIAMESTGIYWVPLYEILSGKGIDVFLVNARHAKNVPGRKTDINDAQWLQQLHSYGLVRASFRPDQKITELRSYLRQRDQLVRYRSSHQQHIQKALMLMNLQLHHVVRDISGLTGRRIIDAILSGERDPERLASLRDRRCKESAATIAAALEGNYQDDHLFSLKIAVELFDTYSEKIRACELAAQSLMTELAGSDYQDPGSQPGDWKICGHGFAFNPTHLIQALSGHNLLRLPGLGPTTVLTLISECGLDMKRWPSAQHFVSWLGLSPQNRISGGKVLSSRTRQGTTRAGSAFWMAAVPLGRTNTALGAFQRRLAARAGKSKALIATARKLAILYYKTLRDGLVYQDPGAAAYQEESRDRQIRGLQRRAIALGFQLVASA from the coding sequence ATGGGAGAACCAATTTCAGCAGGCAAGCGCCGAGCTCGTCTGAAAGTCATTAACCCTCGTTCCGCTGGAATTGATGTCGGCAGTAGATTCCACGTTGTTGCTGTTCCTGTCGAGCTTGATCCGAATCCCGTCCGCAAGTTTTCAAGCTTCACAAAGGATCTAATCGCACTCGCCGAATGGCTGCTGGCAGTTGGAATTAGCACCATTGCCATGGAGTCCACTGGAATCTACTGGGTTCCGCTTTACGAGATTCTCTCTGGCAAAGGCATTGACGTCTTTCTTGTTAATGCCAGGCACGCCAAGAATGTTCCGGGCCGCAAGACGGATATCAACGATGCACAATGGCTTCAGCAGCTCCACAGCTACGGCCTGGTGAGAGCAAGCTTTCGTCCAGACCAAAAAATCACAGAACTACGCTCATATCTGCGGCAGCGTGATCAACTTGTTCGATACCGCTCGTCTCATCAGCAACACATCCAGAAGGCGCTGATGCTTATGAATCTTCAGCTTCATCATGTTGTCAGAGATATCAGCGGACTAACCGGTAGGCGAATCATCGATGCCATACTTTCAGGTGAGAGGGACCCCGAAAGACTCGCTTCTCTCCGAGACAGACGCTGCAAGGAGAGCGCGGCAACAATTGCGGCTGCTCTTGAGGGGAACTACCAAGACGATCACTTGTTCTCTTTGAAGATCGCAGTTGAGCTCTTTGACACCTATTCAGAGAAGATCAGGGCCTGCGAGCTTGCGGCACAATCATTGATGACAGAGCTTGCCGGCTCGGACTATCAAGATCCAGGCAGTCAACCTGGGGATTGGAAGATATGCGGACATGGCTTTGCATTTAACCCAACCCACCTAATTCAAGCCTTGTCAGGCCACAATCTTCTAAGGCTTCCGGGATTAGGACCAACAACAGTTCTCACGCTCATTAGTGAGTGTGGGTTGGACATGAAGCGCTGGCCCAGTGCCCAGCATTTTGTGTCATGGCTGGGACTCAGTCCTCAGAACAGGATCTCAGGGGGAAAGGTACTTTCTTCACGAACACGACAGGGCACTACGCGAGCAGGTAGTGCCTTTTGGATGGCTGCCGTACCGCTGGGAAGAACGAATACTGCACTGGGTGCTTTTCAACGTCGTCTGGCAGCACGTGCCGGAAAGAGTAAAGCATTAATTGCTACTGCCCGAAAGCTTGCCATTCTTTACTACAAGACGCTCCGTGATGGTTTGGTATATCAGGATCCCGGTGCTGCCGCATATCAGGAGGAATCAAGGGATCGTCAGATTCGTGGTCTCCAGCGACGCGCCATTGCCCTTGGTTTTCAACTTGTTGCCTCTGCTTGA
- a CDS encoding ABC transporter ATP-binding protein has translation MRPATGSTPALKRLLRTLRPHRRQVWLAATCSVLNKLFDLAPPVLIALAVDVVVKQQNSWLADLGVVSVPGQLAVLAVLSFLIWTAESLFEYLYGLLWRNLAQTVQHELRLEAYDHLQRLEMAFFEAGSSGRLLTILNDDINQLERFLDHGANEILQLITTVLAVGGAMVWISPGVAGVSFLPVPVILWGSLGYQHRLAPRYQEVRERAGDLASRLATNLGGMLTIKSYVAEGWENDRLFQQSEAYRQSNRRAIRFSAGFVPLIRFAILFAFLAILVVGGLQVWRGTLGVAPYTFLVYITQRLLWPLTTLGRTLDDYQRGMASTNRVLDLLDTPIAIPGGDGHLPRSRVRGEIRFEAVGFAYHDRPPILQNFNLQVPAGSTLGIVGATGSGKSTIVKLLLRLYEQQQGQILLDGIPIQTLRLDDLRHAIGLVSQEVFLFHGSVAENIAYGSFDASRSAIERAAALAEAAPFIAALPHGYDTVVGERGQRLSGGQRQRIALARAILKNPPVLILDEATAAVDNDTEAAIQRSLVRLTADRTTLVIAHRLSTVRHADRIVVLEQGQIVESGTHEHLIAAAGAYAGLWRVQAGLLPDEPLRFDA, from the coding sequence ATGCGGCCAGCCACCGGCTCCACCCCTGCCCTGAAGCGCCTGCTGCGCACCCTGCGTCCCCATCGGCGGCAGGTCTGGCTGGCGGCGACCTGCTCGGTGCTCAATAAACTCTTTGACCTGGCTCCACCGGTGCTGATCGCCCTGGCGGTCGATGTGGTGGTGAAACAGCAGAACTCCTGGCTGGCCGATCTGGGCGTGGTCTCGGTTCCGGGCCAGCTGGCCGTGCTGGCCGTGCTGTCATTCCTGATCTGGACCGCCGAATCCCTGTTCGAATACCTCTACGGTCTGCTCTGGCGCAACCTGGCCCAGACCGTGCAGCACGAACTGCGCCTGGAGGCCTACGACCATCTCCAGCGCCTCGAGATGGCCTTTTTCGAGGCGGGCAGTAGCGGACGGTTGCTGACGATCCTCAACGACGACATCAACCAGCTGGAGCGCTTCCTCGATCACGGTGCCAATGAGATCCTGCAGCTGATCACCACCGTGCTGGCCGTGGGCGGGGCGATGGTGTGGATCTCACCGGGTGTGGCTGGGGTGTCGTTTCTGCCGGTGCCGGTGATCCTCTGGGGCTCCCTGGGGTATCAGCATCGCCTCGCTCCCCGCTACCAGGAGGTGCGCGAGCGGGCCGGCGATCTGGCCAGCCGCCTGGCCACCAATCTGGGCGGCATGCTCACGATCAAGAGCTACGTGGCCGAGGGCTGGGAGAACGATCGCCTGTTTCAGCAGAGCGAGGCCTACCGCCAGAGCAACCGCCGCGCCATTCGCTTCTCGGCCGGCTTCGTGCCGCTGATCCGTTTCGCCATCCTGTTCGCCTTCCTGGCGATCCTGGTGGTCGGCGGGCTGCAGGTGTGGCGCGGAACCCTCGGAGTGGCGCCCTACACCTTCCTGGTGTACATCACCCAGCGTCTGCTGTGGCCCCTCACCACCCTGGGCCGCACCCTCGACGATTATCAGCGAGGCATGGCGTCGACCAACCGGGTGCTGGATCTGCTCGACACGCCGATCGCCATCCCCGGTGGTGATGGCCACTTGCCACGCTCCCGGGTGCGGGGCGAGATCCGCTTCGAGGCGGTGGGCTTCGCTTACCACGATCGCCCGCCGATTTTGCAGAACTTCAACCTGCAGGTACCGGCAGGATCCACCCTGGGCATCGTGGGCGCCACCGGCTCAGGCAAGAGCACCATCGTGAAGCTGCTGCTGCGTCTCTACGAACAACAGCAGGGCCAGATCCTGCTCGATGGGATCCCGATCCAGACCCTGCGGCTCGATGACCTGCGTCACGCCATCGGTTTGGTCAGCCAGGAGGTGTTCCTCTTCCATGGCTCGGTGGCCGAGAACATCGCCTACGGCAGCTTCGACGCATCCCGCAGCGCCATCGAACGCGCCGCTGCCCTGGCCGAGGCCGCGCCCTTCATCGCCGCCCTGCCCCACGGCTACGACACGGTGGTGGGGGAGCGGGGCCAGCGGCTCTCCGGAGGCCAGCGCCAGCGCATCGCCCTGGCCCGCGCCATCCTCAAGAATCCTCCGGTGCTGATCCTCGATGAGGCCACCGCCGCCGTGGACAACGACACCGAAGCGGCCATCCAGCGCTCGCTTGTGCGGCTCACGGCGGATCGCACCACTCTGGTGATCGCCCACCGCCTCAGCACGGTGCGCCATGCCGATCGCATCGTGGTGCTGGAGCAGGGCCAGATCGTGGAAAGCGGCACCCATGAGCACCTGATCGCCGCCGCCGGTGCCTACGCCGGCCTCTGGCGTGTCCAGGCCGGTCTCCTGCCGGACGAGCCCCTGCGGTTCGATGCCTGA
- a CDS encoding LCP family protein, translating into MKTSAAQRRPKRGQRGPVTVAVVLGLSGGLLLAGPLSRWLSIENHIEDKRITNPFAGWANFGHQDVLLLGTDVGGGNTDVMAVLRVENGVTRIIQVPRDSYIETVEYGGVKANALYSLGGADLVKQELSSRMGRPISHLVKVNLSSIRRMADVLGGIEVDVPKRLYYVDNSQGLHIDLQPGLQTLKGRDLEGFLRWRHDEMGDIGRLERQQLALKALFRKLTRPENLVRLPAILAAAGKDLHTDLGPMEMGGLITAMGMTSLETERLDGRPFYRDGISYWDATWPQAEPGAEGSKAADNGETNPQDDRYRFLF; encoded by the coding sequence ATGAAGACATCTGCGGCGCAGCGCCGTCCCAAGAGAGGTCAGCGCGGGCCCGTCACTGTGGCCGTGGTGCTGGGCCTCAGTGGCGGTCTGCTGCTCGCCGGTCCCCTGAGTCGCTGGCTGTCCATCGAGAATCACATCGAGGACAAGCGCATCACCAACCCCTTTGCGGGCTGGGCCAATTTCGGTCATCAGGATGTGCTGTTGCTGGGTACGGATGTCGGTGGTGGCAACACCGACGTGATGGCGGTTCTGCGGGTGGAGAACGGTGTGACCCGCATCATCCAGGTGCCACGTGACAGCTACATCGAGACGGTGGAGTACGGCGGCGTCAAGGCCAACGCCCTTTACAGCCTGGGGGGCGCCGATCTGGTGAAACAGGAACTCTCCAGCCGCATGGGACGGCCGATCAGCCATCTGGTCAAGGTGAATCTCTCCTCGATCCGGCGCATGGCCGATGTGCTCGGCGGCATCGAAGTGGACGTGCCCAAGAGGCTGTACTACGTGGACAACAGCCAGGGGCTTCATATCGACCTCCAGCCCGGCCTGCAGACCCTCAAGGGTCGGGACCTGGAGGGATTCCTGCGCTGGCGCCACGATGAGATGGGCGACATCGGCCGGCTGGAGCGTCAGCAGCTGGCCCTCAAAGCCCTGTTCCGCAAGCTCACCCGACCGGAGAACCTGGTGCGGCTGCCGGCCATCCTGGCTGCCGCCGGCAAGGATCTCCATACCGATCTGGGGCCCATGGAGATGGGTGGACTGATCACGGCGATGGGCATGACCAGCCTGGAAACCGAACGGCTGGACGGCCGCCCCTTCTACCGGGACGGCATCAGCTACTGGGATGCCACCTGGCCGCAGGCCGAGCCCGGCGCCGAGGGAAGCAAGGCCGCTGACAATGGCGAGACCAATCCGCAGGACGATCGCTACCGCTTCCTGTTCTGA
- a CDS encoding aromatic acid exporter family protein — MSSPLLHNSLKLGISATITAAAALWWERIEFVWYPLMAVIVVVDDNDDQTVNAATSRILGTVTGGLITFLVHTILSGWIGVLVSLLLMVPVLRMLGWQSSLGTAGLVSVMFLMIPDHVLLNWNYVFNRALDTALGCVIAILVGLLFWPRQGLRELQEIEDRLWEQLRCQLEEHRRWLIELAPAPPPLPPADFTETWLRMSQLTQEQMRGPRRRWLLRRRWRQRLNLWQTLGHHWVQWERLLSNLPPATPPPETDPAITGPYPLRQVLADLAAALEGSRAHPVPPRPELWQEAALRDGRPLLQLLALAEEQQRLLSTVETLARLRRLDPPTVPC; from the coding sequence GTGTCTTCCCCGCTGCTGCACAACAGCCTCAAGCTGGGGATCTCGGCCACGATCACCGCTGCCGCAGCCCTGTGGTGGGAGCGGATCGAGTTCGTCTGGTATCCGCTGATGGCGGTGATCGTCGTGGTCGACGACAACGACGACCAGACCGTGAACGCGGCCACGTCCCGCATTCTCGGCACCGTCACCGGAGGGCTGATCACCTTTCTGGTGCACACGATCCTGTCGGGCTGGATCGGGGTGCTGGTGTCGCTGCTGCTGATGGTGCCGGTGCTGCGGATGCTGGGCTGGCAGAGCTCCCTCGGCACTGCCGGCCTGGTGAGCGTGATGTTCCTGATGATTCCCGACCACGTGCTCCTCAACTGGAACTACGTGTTCAACCGCGCCCTTGACACGGCCCTGGGCTGCGTGATTGCCATTCTGGTGGGATTGCTGTTCTGGCCCCGCCAGGGCCTCAGGGAACTGCAGGAGATCGAAGACAGGCTCTGGGAGCAGTTGAGGTGCCAGCTGGAGGAGCATCGCCGCTGGCTGATCGAGCTCGCCCCAGCGCCACCGCCCCTGCCGCCGGCCGACTTCACCGAGACCTGGCTGCGCATGAGTCAGCTCACCCAGGAGCAGATGCGCGGTCCCCGGCGTCGCTGGCTGCTGCGCCGGCGCTGGCGCCAACGGCTCAACCTCTGGCAGACCCTCGGCCACCACTGGGTTCAGTGGGAGCGTCTGCTCTCCAACCTGCCGCCAGCAACGCCGCCTCCCGAGACGGACCCGGCCATCACAGGCCCCTATCCCCTGCGCCAGGTGCTGGCCGACCTGGCCGCCGCCCTGGAGGGGAGCAGGGCGCACCCTGTGCCCCCCCGCCCCGAGCTCTGGCAGGAGGCGGCCCTGCGCGACGGGCGGCCCCTGCTGCAGTTGCTGGCCCTGGCGGAAGAACAGCAACGACTGCTCTCCACCGTTGAGACCCTGGCGCGGCTGCGCCGGCTCGACCCCCCCACCGTTCCATGCTGA
- a CDS encoding FUSC family protein, which translates to MLIRRDELRLVVTTGLTNALGLLAPLGFGFYATLAVLAVGTGTYGNSLRLGRQRLLGTLLGAALLVVTKECLRELPLALALGLALGLLRALGEWLGLRVGYKVGGLVLVMGWLVHGDDLDWWIPLRLFWTCVGILMALLSLRLFWPSQAVTQTRSQWNVLLGSLAEGLEAAAAQLYLSGATAKQGHAAKPTSAATPTTQADPQHRRTVELRRQLGLLRRGRPMVEAELGDHPSRHPLLRGFSLLEDACSSLIGALDTLERQPPPLGQVASLAALRLAEAELLEAAAAQLGQWCRIVLQPGESLKPPPPFQAPASWSVADHWLRDPSFAAMDLGRLQRIARRLMACQQVLSCLLHCESRWRQLVP; encoded by the coding sequence ATGCTGATCCGCCGCGACGAGCTGCGTCTGGTGGTGACCACCGGGCTGACCAACGCCCTCGGACTTCTGGCACCCCTGGGCTTCGGGTTCTACGCCACCCTGGCGGTGCTGGCGGTGGGCACCGGCACCTATGGCAACTCCCTGCGGCTCGGCCGCCAGCGGCTGCTCGGCACCCTGCTGGGAGCGGCCTTGCTGGTGGTGACCAAGGAGTGCCTCCGGGAGCTGCCCCTCGCTCTCGCCCTCGGCCTGGCCCTGGGCCTGTTGCGCGCCCTGGGGGAGTGGCTGGGGCTGCGGGTGGGCTACAAGGTAGGCGGCCTGGTGCTGGTGATGGGCTGGCTGGTCCACGGCGATGATCTCGACTGGTGGATCCCGCTGCGGCTGTTCTGGACCTGTGTCGGCATCCTCATGGCCCTGCTGAGCCTGCGGTTGTTCTGGCCCAGCCAGGCGGTGACGCAGACCCGCAGTCAGTGGAACGTCCTGCTGGGATCTCTGGCGGAGGGTCTGGAGGCGGCGGCTGCACAGCTGTATCTGAGCGGGGCCACGGCGAAGCAAGGCCACGCCGCGAAGCCAACCAGCGCAGCCACACCCACCACCCAAGCCGATCCACAGCATCGACGCACGGTGGAGCTGCGCCGCCAGCTGGGGCTGCTGCGCCGCGGCCGCCCCATGGTGGAGGCCGAGCTGGGCGACCATCCCAGCCGCCATCCCCTGCTGCGGGGGTTCTCCCTGCTGGAGGACGCCTGCTCCAGCCTGATCGGCGCCCTCGACACCCTTGAGCGCCAGCCCCCTCCCCTTGGCCAGGTGGCCTCCCTGGCGGCCCTGCGCCTGGCGGAGGCGGAACTGCTCGAGGCCGCCGCCGCCCAGCTGGGGCAATGGTGCCGGATCGTGCTCCAGCCGGGGGAATCGCTCAAGCCCCCGCCTCCCTTCCAGGCTCCGGCCAGCTGGAGCGTGGCCGATCACTGGCTGCGCGATCCCAGCTTCGCCGCCATGGATCTGGGCCGGCTGCAGCGGATCGCCCGGCGGCTGATGGCCTGCCAGCAGGTGCTCTCCTGCCTGCTGCACTGCGAATCCCGCTGGCGGCAGCTGGTGCCATGA